One stretch of Rosistilla oblonga DNA includes these proteins:
- a CDS encoding SDR family NAD(P)-dependent oxidoreductase, with protein MKLKDKTIIVTAAGRGIGKGCAVELARAGATLIINDRPGSQDLKPTVQELRDQGANVKGVEADVFTRAGCEDLLREAVEQSGPVHGLVSCPAYQKVSPFLDLCPDDFERVIQGTLFSGFHMSQLVARQMVDEGISGKLVFISSVLAQRPMAQKSAYCAAKAGLNQLAKTIAVELASRHINVNVIEPGWIDTPGEREAFTPKFFEEEAPKLPWGRLGSAQDIGRAAAFLMSPNADYITGSVLPVDGAFRYRDGRMLD; from the coding sequence ATGAAACTCAAAGACAAGACGATTATTGTCACGGCAGCAGGCAGAGGGATCGGGAAGGGGTGCGCCGTCGAACTAGCTCGCGCCGGTGCAACTCTGATCATTAATGATCGGCCCGGAAGCCAAGATCTGAAGCCGACCGTCCAGGAGCTTCGCGACCAGGGGGCCAATGTGAAAGGTGTCGAAGCCGATGTGTTCACGCGGGCAGGCTGCGAAGACTTGCTTCGCGAAGCCGTCGAACAATCGGGGCCGGTGCATGGACTTGTCAGTTGTCCCGCTTATCAGAAGGTCTCTCCGTTTCTCGACCTATGCCCGGACGACTTTGAAAGGGTGATTCAGGGAACACTGTTCAGCGGTTTTCACATGAGCCAATTGGTGGCACGCCAGATGGTCGACGAAGGGATTTCCGGGAAGCTTGTTTTTATCTCAAGCGTACTCGCTCAGCGGCCTATGGCTCAGAAAAGTGCCTACTGCGCAGCCAAAGCGGGGCTGAATCAATTGGCTAAAACAATTGCTGTCGAACTGGCCAGTCGCCACATTAATGTCAATGTGATCGAGCCTGGCTGGATCGATACGCCCGGGGAGAGAGAGGCGTTCACGCCGAAGTTCTTCGAGGAGGAAGCGCCCAAGCTGCCTTGGGGAAGGCTGGGATCAGCTCAGGATATCGGTCGTGCGGCCGCATTTTTGATGTCGCCCAATGCCGACTACATCACGGGATCCGTCTTGCCGGTCGATGGGGCGTTTCGCTATCGCGATGGACGCATGCTCGACTGA
- a CDS encoding mannonate dehydratase, with translation MQLASVVTPFDNENLARVAQLGVSAVAIRYPGLELRDLLETRERLSRHGLKIAAIEGELPIQNAILGTANRADDFSRMKQLFAIMGEAEVPICCYNFMPATDWARTDTKVRERGGSLTTAFRSSDAESAASLHSISLSDSISPISSNQLWRNLQRFLEELLPAAEAAGVALAMHPDDPPLASFGKHARIMNRLEDFDRLLEISASPSNGICFCQGNFAAMGVDIPDTIRRWGKRIRYVHFRDVQGTADDFIETFHDNGPTDMVAAMKAYRDIGFTGPIRPDHVPQLAGEEQGQPGYTMLARYFSFGYIRALIQATELPADC, from the coding sequence ATGCAGTTGGCATCCGTGGTGACTCCTTTTGATAACGAGAACCTGGCGCGCGTCGCCCAGTTGGGCGTCAGCGCTGTCGCCATCCGCTATCCGGGGCTGGAGCTTCGAGACCTTTTGGAAACCCGCGAGCGGTTGAGCCGCCATGGCCTCAAGATCGCTGCGATCGAGGGAGAACTGCCGATTCAAAATGCCATCTTAGGCACCGCGAATCGGGCGGATGATTTCAGCCGCATGAAGCAGTTGTTTGCCATCATGGGAGAAGCCGAGGTACCGATCTGTTGCTACAACTTTATGCCAGCAACCGATTGGGCTCGAACCGACACGAAGGTTCGAGAACGGGGTGGATCGCTCACGACAGCCTTTCGCAGTTCGGATGCGGAATCGGCCGCTTCGCTGCATTCCATCTCTCTGAGCGATTCGATTTCGCCGATTTCCTCCAACCAATTGTGGCGCAACCTTCAGCGGTTTCTGGAAGAGCTGTTGCCTGCTGCCGAAGCGGCTGGTGTCGCCTTGGCGATGCATCCCGATGATCCTCCGCTGGCATCGTTTGGCAAACATGCTCGCATCATGAATCGGCTGGAGGACTTCGACCGGCTGTTGGAGATTTCCGCCTCGCCCAGCAACGGGATCTGCTTTTGCCAAGGCAACTTCGCCGCAATGGGAGTCGACATTCCAGACACCATCCGGCGGTGGGGAAAGCGGATTCGCTATGTTCATTTTCGAGACGTCCAAGGGACCGCCGACGACTTCATCGAGACATTCCACGACAACGGCCCGACCGATATGGTGGCTGCGATGAAAGCCTACCGCGATATCGGATTCACCGGGCCGATACGTCCCGACCACGTGCCCCAGTTGGCCGGCGAAGAACAAGGCCAGCCCGGATATACCATGCTGGCCCGCTACTTTTCTTTTGGATATATCCGAGCGTTAATTCAAGCGACCGAGCTGCCTGCGGATTGCTAA
- a CDS encoding redoxin domain-containing protein, whose protein sequence is MNTRDLTECCVRRRGLAKLWRFCGCLLLCCASALPAVAAESVQSLQLPSAVENQSVRLLDPDAGKLHVICFLGTECPLARLYGPRLSALDAELRDRGVRVLGVNSNRQDSLQEVREYVDRYAISFPMAKDYDGAAATLLGATRTPEVFVLDSSGKIRYQGRIDDQYRPGISRPVATRSELREAIDDLLADRPVAMPRTTAVGCIIGQSRPLADEGSITFCKQVSRVLQQHCVECHRAGEIGPFALTDYDEVVGWADMSLEVIDQGRMPPWHANPEYGDFLGARQMPAGDKQILRDWVDQGMPYGNANDLPEPLPPRGDWGLGTPDLVFSMNDKPYRVPAEGTVEYQYFVVDSGFTEDQWIQAAEVIPGDRSVVHHAIIFVRPPDGQRQRGVNWLTAYVPGQRIAEYPPGLARRVPAGSKFVFQMHYTPNGSEVDDLTKVGIKLADPATVTNEVFTVAAIDQEFEIPPRAANHPVKIKPGGLPKTGQLLAVAPHMHLRGKAFRLEGRIAGQQKTLLDVPAYDFNWQHSYAFANPIDLSTVDDLTGTVWFDNSKDNLVNPDPSQYVSWGDQTWEEMALAFFEVCQPLDGGAKKQAKSKASSGNSVAADAATQRVNDFVSDFFQQMDTDGDGKVAREETPMAFSRYGFRKFDRDGDSILTRQEIEQAAKQRFGL, encoded by the coding sequence ATGAACACGCGCGACTTGACCGAGTGTTGCGTTCGACGCCGCGGGCTAGCGAAACTGTGGCGATTTTGCGGTTGTCTGTTACTTTGCTGTGCCAGCGCGTTGCCCGCTGTGGCTGCCGAATCGGTCCAGTCGCTGCAGTTGCCTTCGGCGGTGGAGAACCAATCGGTTCGCTTGTTAGATCCCGATGCGGGCAAGCTGCATGTGATCTGCTTCCTGGGGACTGAGTGTCCATTAGCCCGGTTGTATGGGCCGCGGTTGTCGGCGTTGGATGCCGAACTGCGCGATCGCGGGGTGCGAGTCTTGGGAGTCAACAGCAACCGCCAGGATTCGCTGCAAGAGGTCCGCGAGTATGTCGACCGGTATGCGATTTCGTTCCCGATGGCGAAGGACTACGACGGGGCTGCGGCGACGCTGTTGGGAGCGACGCGAACGCCCGAGGTCTTTGTGCTCGATTCATCTGGCAAGATTCGCTACCAAGGCCGGATCGATGATCAGTATCGCCCTGGTATTTCGCGTCCCGTCGCCACACGCAGTGAACTGCGCGAAGCGATCGACGACCTGCTGGCCGATCGCCCCGTGGCGATGCCACGGACCACGGCGGTCGGTTGCATCATCGGCCAGTCGCGACCGTTGGCCGATGAGGGTTCGATCACCTTCTGCAAACAGGTCTCACGCGTTTTGCAGCAGCACTGCGTCGAATGCCATCGCGCCGGCGAGATCGGACCGTTTGCCCTGACCGATTACGATGAAGTCGTCGGTTGGGCCGATATGTCGCTGGAAGTGATCGACCAGGGACGGATGCCTCCCTGGCACGCGAACCCCGAATATGGCGACTTCTTAGGAGCCCGGCAGATGCCGGCGGGGGACAAGCAGATCTTGCGAGATTGGGTCGATCAAGGGATGCCCTATGGCAATGCCAACGACCTTCCCGAGCCGCTGCCGCCGCGAGGCGATTGGGGGCTGGGAACTCCCGATCTCGTCTTCTCGATGAACGACAAGCCGTATCGCGTGCCGGCCGAGGGGACGGTGGAGTACCAGTATTTTGTCGTCGACAGTGGCTTTACCGAGGATCAGTGGATTCAAGCGGCCGAGGTGATCCCCGGCGACCGCAGCGTCGTCCATCACGCGATCATCTTTGTCCGCCCGCCCGATGGCCAACGCCAACGCGGCGTCAATTGGTTGACCGCCTACGTTCCGGGCCAACGCATCGCGGAGTACCCGCCTGGGCTGGCCCGCCGCGTTCCCGCCGGTTCCAAGTTTGTCTTCCAGATGCACTACACGCCCAACGGTTCGGAGGTTGACGATCTGACGAAGGTCGGCATCAAGTTGGCCGATCCCGCAACGGTAACCAATGAAGTCTTCACCGTTGCGGCGATCGATCAAGAGTTCGAGATCCCACCGCGGGCGGCGAATCATCCCGTCAAAATCAAGCCGGGCGGATTGCCGAAAACCGGGCAATTGTTAGCCGTTGCGCCGCACATGCATCTGCGCGGTAAAGCGTTCCGTTTGGAGGGACGCATCGCGGGCCAGCAGAAGACGTTGTTGGACGTGCCAGCGTACGACTTCAATTGGCAGCACTCCTACGCCTTCGCCAATCCGATCGATCTGTCGACGGTCGATGATCTGACGGGGACCGTTTGGTTCGACAACTCTAAAGACAATCTGGTCAATCCCGACCCATCGCAATACGTCAGCTGGGGCGATCAGACTTGGGAGGAGATGGCCTTGGCGTTCTTCGAAGTCTGCCAACCGTTGGATGGCGGAGCGAAGAAGCAGGCGAAATCAAAGGCATCCAGTGGCAATAGCGTCGCCGCCGACGCAGCGACACAACGCGTGAACGATTTCGTCAGCGACTTCTTTCAGCAGATGGACACCGATGGTGACGGCAAGGTCGCTCGCGAAGAGACGCCGATGGCCTTCAGCCGCTACGGATTTCGCAAGTTCGATCGCGACGGAGATTCGATTTTAACGCGGCAGGAAATCGAACAGGCCGCCAAGCAGCGGTTTGGCTTGTGA
- a CDS encoding thioredoxin family protein, with the protein MLTRTPAVLGSILIVALLVVGCDRFPASSGSASDDPHYSEQQFDELVAKSPLTLIKFGAPWCGPCRMLDEELPNVTGDVEIVSINVDNNPELSARYRISGIPHMIMFRDGQRIDERTGYYSADELSKWAAGFSHSSDPAL; encoded by the coding sequence ATGCTCACCAGGACACCCGCGGTGTTGGGATCGATTCTGATCGTTGCTTTGTTGGTCGTCGGATGCGATCGCTTCCCCGCCAGCAGCGGTTCAGCCAGCGACGATCCGCACTACAGCGAACAGCAGTTCGACGAATTAGTCGCAAAGTCGCCGCTGACCTTGATCAAGTTTGGGGCTCCGTGGTGCGGTCCGTGCCGGATGCTCGACGAAGAATTGCCAAACGTCACCGGTGATGTCGAGATCGTATCGATCAACGTCGACAACAATCCCGAACTGAGTGCGCGTTACCGGATCTCGGGGATCCCGCACATGATCATGTTCCGCGATGGACAGAGGATCGACGAGCGGACTGGATATTATTCGGCAGACGAGCTTTCGAAGTGGGCGGCTGGTTTCTCCCATTCCAGCGATCCTGCCCTTTGA
- the pstB gene encoding phosphate ABC transporter ATP-binding protein PstB has product MVQATSAVPSKNTKAGSAVNGRDNGAAENVVIDCKIDNLYYGKFRAVRDSHIPVQQGQITAFIGPSGCGKSTALRCLNRMNDLVRGFRFEGHVHFRGRDIYHRSVDPVAVRRYIGMVFQQPNPFAMSIYNNVAFGLRLNRVKGDVPERVEKALRGAALWDEVKDKLKNSGLSLSGGQQQRLCIARAIATEPEVLLMDEPCSALDPIATRRIEELMTELKKQYTIAVVTHNLQQAQRVADMTAFMYVDTSQGARTGYLVEYSKTEAMFADPQEEYTKQYIRGEFS; this is encoded by the coding sequence ATGGTCCAAGCAACTTCAGCGGTACCGTCGAAAAATACGAAGGCGGGAAGTGCCGTCAACGGTCGCGACAACGGGGCTGCCGAGAATGTCGTGATCGATTGCAAGATCGACAACCTTTATTACGGCAAGTTTCGCGCTGTTCGCGATAGCCACATTCCGGTCCAGCAGGGGCAGATCACCGCTTTTATCGGCCCCTCGGGCTGCGGCAAGAGCACCGCGCTGCGATGTCTGAACCGGATGAACGATCTGGTCCGCGGCTTCCGCTTCGAAGGACATGTTCATTTTCGCGGCCGCGATATCTACCATCGCAGCGTCGATCCCGTGGCGGTCCGTCGCTACATCGGGATGGTCTTTCAACAGCCCAATCCGTTTGCGATGAGCATCTACAATAACGTTGCGTTTGGACTGCGTTTGAACCGCGTCAAAGGGGATGTGCCCGAGCGTGTCGAGAAGGCGCTGCGTGGGGCGGCGCTGTGGGATGAAGTTAAGGACAAACTGAAGAACAGCGGATTATCGCTGTCCGGCGGACAGCAGCAACGACTGTGTATCGCTCGGGCGATCGCAACCGAACCCGAGGTGCTGTTGATGGATGAACCTTGTTCGGCGTTGGATCCGATCGCCACGCGACGGATCGAAGAACTGATGACTGAACTGAAGAAGCAATACACCATCGCTGTGGTTACGCACAATCTGCAGCAAGCTCAGCGTGTCGCCGATATGACGGCGTTCATGTATGTCGACACCTCGCAAGGCGCGCGAACCGGCTATCTGGTCGAATACAGCAAGACCGAAGCGATGTTCGCCGATCCGCAGGAAGAGTACACCAAGCAGTACATTCGCGGCGAATTCAGTTAA
- the pstA gene encoding phosphate ABC transporter permease PstA, which produces MSQEITDAFEGIDFPTLERSLRHPRTFFSSALSILTGVVTVVACIPLFSVLFMLIWRGGKRLSLSLLTETPPSAFESGGGFGNAIVGTLLMVGISVLISVPFGVLAALFLAEFGSDSKTASAVRFCAKLLTGFPSILAGVFAYAAVVLVTGTYSAPAGGIALSILMLPIVMLTAEEAIKMVPHRMKEAAIGMGATQTQVVWKVILPTALPGLLTGVMLAVARAAGETAPLLFTALNSNYWIVQDGELALMDPTASLAVLIFNFSGVPFENQIELAWAAALVLVMIVLVINIGGQILSRNKVTS; this is translated from the coding sequence GTGAGTCAAGAGATCACCGACGCCTTTGAAGGCATCGACTTTCCAACTTTGGAACGCTCGCTGCGTCACCCGCGCACCTTTTTCAGTTCGGCTCTCAGCATCCTCACCGGGGTCGTGACGGTTGTCGCTTGCATCCCTTTGTTCTCCGTGCTGTTCATGCTGATCTGGCGCGGTGGGAAGCGGTTGAGTCTGAGCTTGCTGACCGAAACACCTCCTTCGGCTTTTGAAAGCGGAGGTGGGTTTGGCAACGCGATCGTGGGGACGTTGTTGATGGTTGGGATCTCGGTCCTGATCAGCGTTCCCTTTGGCGTTTTGGCCGCTCTGTTCCTGGCGGAATTTGGCAGCGACAGCAAGACGGCATCGGCAGTCCGGTTCTGTGCCAAGTTGTTGACTGGATTCCCGTCGATTTTGGCTGGCGTGTTCGCTTATGCGGCCGTCGTTTTGGTCACGGGGACTTATTCGGCTCCCGCCGGCGGCATCGCCCTTTCGATTCTAATGCTGCCGATCGTGATGCTGACCGCGGAAGAGGCGATCAAGATGGTCCCGCACCGCATGAAAGAAGCGGCGATTGGGATGGGGGCGACGCAAACTCAAGTCGTTTGGAAAGTGATTCTGCCCACGGCGCTGCCGGGGCTGTTAACCGGAGTGATGTTGGCCGTGGCGCGTGCCGCTGGCGAAACCGCTCCGCTGCTGTTCACGGCGCTCAACAGCAACTACTGGATCGTACAAGATGGCGAGTTGGCGTTGATGGATCCGACGGCTTCTCTGGCAGTGCTGATCTTCAATTTCTCTGGCGTTCCTTTCGAGAATCAAATCGAACTCGCTTGGGCAGCCGCTCTCGTGCTGGTGATGATTGTGTTAGTGATCAACATCGGTGGGCAAATCCTATCACGCAACAAAGTCACAAGCTGA
- the pstC gene encoding phosphate ABC transporter permease subunit PstC: MATSIEPNESIDSVASPPTTWDVAWDRAFRAMTHVFSWMTILLVLYILYEIGGKAIPAVQEFGFSFITGTTWDANKGEFGVLPEIWGTLYSSLLALAIAGFFGVSIAIFLTQDFLPAYLEVVFKNIVELLAAIPSVVYGLWGIYVVIPAIRPAANWVHEHFEWIPFFKTSLSGPGMLPASLVLAIMILPTVSAISRDAISSVPHKLKEAAFGLGATRWEAIFGVIIPASATGIFGSLVLGFGRALGETMALAMLVGNSNQLTVSLFSPANTLAALLANNFPEAGKQEEQVLMYAALLLMAITLGVNIFGAAIMRRASAHMKGATK, encoded by the coding sequence ATGGCAACATCTATCGAGCCAAACGAGTCGATTGATTCGGTCGCATCGCCTCCCACGACCTGGGATGTTGCGTGGGACCGGGCGTTCCGAGCGATGACTCACGTCTTCTCTTGGATGACTATTCTGTTGGTGTTGTACATCTTGTATGAGATCGGTGGAAAAGCGATTCCAGCGGTTCAAGAATTTGGCTTCTCGTTTATCACGGGAACCACTTGGGATGCCAATAAAGGCGAGTTCGGCGTGCTGCCGGAAATCTGGGGGACGCTTTACAGTTCGCTGTTGGCCCTTGCGATCGCCGGCTTCTTCGGCGTCTCGATCGCGATCTTCCTGACCCAAGACTTCCTGCCGGCGTACCTGGAAGTCGTCTTCAAGAACATCGTCGAACTGTTGGCTGCGATCCCCAGCGTGGTTTACGGTTTGTGGGGAATCTATGTCGTGATCCCCGCGATTCGGCCGGCGGCTAATTGGGTGCACGAGCACTTCGAATGGATTCCGTTCTTCAAAACATCGCTCAGCGGTCCCGGGATGCTTCCCGCGTCGCTGGTCTTGGCGATCATGATCTTGCCGACGGTTTCGGCGATCTCCCGCGATGCGATCAGCTCGGTCCCGCATAAGCTGAAAGAAGCTGCGTTTGGCCTGGGTGCGACTCGCTGGGAAGCGATCTTTGGCGTGATCATTCCCGCCTCGGCGACTGGCATCTTCGGTTCGCTGGTGCTTGGTTTTGGTCGCGCTCTGGGAGAGACGATGGCGCTTGCGATGCTTGTTGGAAACTCCAACCAGTTGACGGTTTCGCTCTTCTCACCAGCCAACACGCTTGCGGCGCTGCTGGCGAATAACTTTCCCGAAGCTGGCAAACAGGAGGAGCAGGTGTTGATGTACGCCGCGCTGCTGCTGATGGCGATTACTTTGGGCGTCAACATCTTTGGTGCCGCGATCATGCGACGAGCTTCGGCGCATATGAAGGGAGCGACGAAGTGA
- the pstS gene encoding phosphate ABC transporter substrate-binding protein PstS: MRWRNSSLFVAGLTACLLFSGCSSRSSDSSGGADAADNVKLTGSGASFPFPLYDRWFKEYSRAHYGVQIDYQAKGSGAGIKDFTNGTVDFGASDAAMSDEEIAAVGAGVQLLPMTAGEVVLAYNLPGVEGLKLSREAYTGIFLGKVTNWTDPLIADANPGAKLPDEDITVVRRADSSGTTFVFTQHLSAISEAWANGPGTGKTVVWPDSDKIVASPKNDGVTATITQTPGAIGYIEYGYAKLTKLAMASLENKAGNFVMPSLESGQAALSNVEMPADLRAWLPDPPGEQAFPIVSYTWLLCYKKYEDPKQAEALKAVVKYCLTDGQKISDEMGYVPLPEDVVAKVTAALDAIQ, from the coding sequence GTGCGTTGGCGAAACTCAAGCCTTTTCGTGGCGGGACTGACCGCTTGCCTGTTGTTCAGCGGTTGCTCGTCGCGGAGCTCCGATTCGAGCGGCGGAGCCGATGCTGCGGATAACGTTAAACTGACCGGATCGGGAGCAAGCTTCCCTTTTCCGCTGTACGATCGCTGGTTTAAGGAATACAGCCGCGCCCACTACGGCGTGCAAATCGACTACCAAGCCAAGGGGAGTGGAGCCGGTATCAAGGACTTCACCAACGGCACCGTCGACTTTGGCGCCAGCGATGCTGCGATGTCCGACGAAGAGATCGCGGCGGTCGGCGCTGGCGTTCAATTGCTGCCGATGACCGCTGGCGAAGTGGTGCTGGCCTACAATCTGCCCGGCGTCGAAGGGCTGAAGCTTTCCCGCGAAGCGTACACCGGAATCTTCTTGGGCAAAGTCACCAACTGGACCGATCCGCTGATCGCCGACGCCAACCCCGGCGCGAAGCTGCCCGATGAAGATATCACCGTCGTGCGACGCGCCGACAGCAGCGGAACGACGTTTGTCTTCACGCAGCACTTGAGTGCGATCAGCGAAGCTTGGGCAAACGGCCCCGGTACCGGCAAGACGGTCGTGTGGCCCGACAGCGACAAGATCGTCGCCTCGCCAAAGAACGACGGCGTCACCGCGACGATCACGCAAACTCCTGGTGCCATCGGATACATCGAATACGGATATGCCAAGCTGACCAAGTTGGCGATGGCGAGTCTTGAAAACAAGGCGGGCAACTTCGTCATGCCGTCGTTGGAGAGTGGCCAAGCTGCGTTGTCGAACGTCGAAATGCCAGCCGATCTGCGAGCTTGGTTGCCCGATCCTCCCGGCGAACAAGCCTTCCCGATCGTCAGCTACACCTGGTTGTTGTGCTACAAGAAATACGAAGATCCCAAGCAGGCCGAAGCTCTCAAAGCTGTCGTCAAATATTGCTTGACCGACGGGCAGAAGATCAGCGACGAGATGGGATACGTTCCTTTGCCCGAGGACGTGGTCGCCAAGGTAACCGCTGCGTTGGATGCGATCCAATAA
- a CDS encoding OprO/OprP family phosphate-selective porin — translation MFKAQKRSWLRRLLGLAVACQFGASIGVAQFPAEDADLEAAAFSPILLGKSDDASIAPVVYNEPAAAFHLAAPAGDDLGDSVKAADESTDKSDNAGQEKDSRDELIEDLTKRLDDMEESWGQYQGKITKEAEAKKKKSSYKMGGRLHMDYWNFMDNSPGIGYFEHDDPANANYGTDPEDRFLFRRLRLEIEGNVPQNMVFRIQMDFNNPSTPEYKDAYIGWTNLPYNQVLLLGNQKRPMGLDHLNSSRHNVFMERPFAVEAFNEDARRIGLAMYGHNDAESTFWAYGIYNLENTSTTGRFIGDSMQMGGYGRVGGSPWYDEVSGGRGYWHVAMSGAVAKPDGDASGADSNNNEARFRTRPEARSDSRWLNTGRIVGADWFETIGLESMLNIGSLQITSEYLFNWVQRDDQIAGSGPDTHFHGGYIFASYFLTGEHIPYKRTHGTIDRVKPFENFFLVDRLCGNRGRKMGMGALALALRYDYIDLTDGDIQGGVGHSVTGGLNWYWTAYSKLQTNLIYGEIDDHSPVGPTGTEYTSGDYAILGMRFMLDF, via the coding sequence ATGTTCAAGGCTCAAAAACGAAGTTGGCTGCGTCGACTGCTAGGTTTGGCAGTTGCATGCCAATTTGGGGCGTCGATCGGTGTCGCTCAATTCCCGGCCGAAGATGCCGATTTGGAAGCCGCTGCATTCAGCCCCATTCTTTTGGGTAAGTCAGACGACGCGTCGATCGCTCCCGTTGTCTACAACGAACCGGCCGCAGCCTTTCACTTGGCAGCCCCCGCTGGGGATGACTTAGGCGACTCGGTCAAAGCGGCTGACGAATCGACAGACAAGTCAGACAACGCGGGACAGGAGAAGGATTCGCGAGACGAACTGATCGAAGATCTGACCAAACGTCTGGACGACATGGAAGAGTCGTGGGGCCAGTACCAAGGCAAGATCACCAAAGAAGCCGAAGCCAAGAAGAAGAAATCGTCCTACAAAATGGGCGGTCGTCTTCACATGGACTATTGGAACTTCATGGATAACTCTCCTGGGATCGGATATTTCGAGCACGACGACCCAGCCAACGCGAACTACGGAACCGACCCCGAAGATCGCTTCCTGTTCCGTCGCTTGCGACTGGAAATCGAGGGGAATGTTCCCCAGAACATGGTCTTCCGGATCCAAATGGATTTCAACAATCCTTCGACTCCGGAATACAAAGACGCCTACATCGGTTGGACGAATCTTCCGTACAACCAAGTCCTGTTGTTAGGAAACCAGAAGCGTCCGATGGGCTTGGACCACTTGAACAGCAGTCGCCACAACGTCTTCATGGAACGACCGTTTGCAGTCGAAGCGTTCAACGAAGACGCTCGGCGGATCGGTTTGGCAATGTACGGCCACAACGATGCCGAATCGACCTTCTGGGCCTACGGCATCTATAACCTTGAGAACACCAGCACGACCGGCCGTTTCATCGGCGACAGCATGCAAATGGGCGGTTACGGTCGCGTCGGCGGCAGCCCTTGGTACGACGAGGTCAGTGGTGGTCGCGGCTACTGGCACGTGGCGATGTCCGGTGCGGTCGCCAAACCCGATGGCGACGCCAGCGGTGCCGATTCCAACAACAACGAAGCTCGCTTCCGCACCCGCCCCGAAGCTCGCAGCGATTCGCGATGGCTCAACACCGGTCGAATCGTAGGTGCCGACTGGTTTGAAACGATCGGCTTGGAATCGATGCTGAACATCGGATCGCTGCAGATCACCAGCGAATATTTGTTCAACTGGGTCCAACGCGACGACCAGATCGCGGGATCGGGTCCCGATACCCACTTCCACGGCGGTTACATCTTCGCATCGTACTTCCTGACCGGGGAACACATTCCCTACAAACGAACCCATGGCACGATCGATCGCGTCAAGCCGTTTGAGAATTTCTTCCTGGTCGATCGCCTGTGCGGAAATCGCGGACGAAAGATGGGCATGGGAGCTCTCGCGTTGGCTCTGCGATACGACTATATCGACCTTACCGACGGCGACATCCAAGGCGGCGTGGGGCATTCGGTCACCGGTGGCCTGAACTGGTACTGGACTGCGTATTCGAAACTGCAGACCAACCTGATCTACGGCGAGATCGACGACCACAGCCCCGTTGGCCCCACGGGAACCGAATACACCTCGGGTGACTACGCGATCCTTGGTATGCGATTTATGCTCGATTTCTAA